Proteins from one Escherichia coli genomic window:
- a CDS encoding Ail/Lom family outer membrane beta-barrel protein has product MRKLYAAILSAAICLAVSGAPAWASEHQSTLSAGYLHARTNVPGSDDLNGINVKYRYEFTDTLGMVTSFSYAGDKNRQLTHYSDTRWHEDSVRNRWFSVMAGPSVRVNEWFSAYAMAGVAYSRVSTFSGDYLRVTDNKGKRHDVLTGSDDARHSNTSLAWGAGVQFNPTESVAVDVAYEGSGSGDWRTDGFIVGVGYKF; this is encoded by the coding sequence ATGCGTAAACTTTATGCCGCCATTTTGTCCGCAGCCATTTGTCTGGCCGTATCCGGTGCGCCTGCATGGGCGTCTGAACATCAGTCCACGCTGAGCGCGGGGTATCTTCATGCCCGGACGAACGTTCCCGGCAGTGATGATCTGAACGGGATTAACGTGAAATACCGTTATGAGTTTACGGACACACTGGGGATGGTGACGTCGTTCAGCTATGCAGGAGACAAGAATCGCCAGCTCACCCATTACAGCGATACCCGCTGGCATGAAGATTCCGTGCGTAACCGCTGGTTCAGCGTGATGGCGGGGCCGTCTGTACGCGTGAATGAATGGTTCAGCGCGTATGCGATGGCAGGCGTGGCTTACAGCCGTGTGTCGACTTTTTCCGGGGATTATCTCCGCGTAACTGACAACAAGGGAAAAAGGCACGACGTGCTGACCGGAAGTGATGACGCTCGCCACAGTAACACCTCTCTGGCGTGGGGAGCTGGCGTGCAGTTTAACCCGACCGAATCCGTGGCCGTTGATGTCGCTTATGAAGGCTCCGGCAGTGGCGACTGGCGCACTGACGGGTTCATCGTTGGTGTCGGTTATAAGTTCTGA